The following coding sequences are from one Spirochaetota bacterium window:
- a CDS encoding M20/M25/M40 family metallo-hydrolase — translation MYEVNWERLIKRFVDLVKIPSPSWDEGGVISYIIDVLEDLGIYYEKHKCNDSYNLLARLDGKDNMGLPILFVCHMDTVTPCENVKPIITATKISSDGTTILGADDKAAIASFLEALHFIKESKIPHGRIEFLFSCAEEVGLQGIKGFDLSLLDAKYAFVFDSDGEIGGITLKAPFHITMEVAIRGKSSHAGVEPEKGVSAIRVLAEIISRMPHGRIDEETTVNVGSISGGGATNIVAESAKFNLEARSINRSRLRSLESEIRDIIMDVSRGYRAKANIERRVDYSGFSIKENEGIVKIVNTAIEKIGLKPEYRTSGGGSDTNIINKAGIKAVNLSIGMKNAHTKKEYILIKNIQRGAMLVLSIIESVNKNPHSI, via the coding sequence ATGTATGAGGTAAATTGGGAGAGATTGATTAAAAGGTTCGTCGATTTAGTAAAAATCCCCTCCCCAAGTTGGGATGAGGGTGGGGTGATCTCCTATATCATAGATGTATTAGAGGATTTAGGCATTTATTATGAGAAGCATAAGTGTAATGATTCATATAATCTCCTTGCAAGACTTGATGGAAAGGATAATATGGGTTTGCCCATCCTTTTCGTTTGTCATATGGATACTGTAACGCCCTGTGAGAATGTAAAACCAATAATAACAGCAACAAAAATATCATCTGATGGAACAACCATACTTGGTGCTGATGATAAGGCTGCAATAGCTTCTTTTCTCGAGGCATTACATTTTATTAAGGAGAGCAAGATACCTCATGGGAGAATCGAGTTCCTTTTCTCCTGTGCTGAGGAGGTTGGTCTTCAGGGTATTAAGGGGTTTGATTTATCGTTACTAGATGCTAAATACGCCTTTGTCTTTGACAGCGATGGGGAAATAGGAGGGATTACACTCAAGGCTCCATTTCATATCACGATGGAAGTAGCAATAAGGGGTAAATCTTCACATGCCGGTGTTGAGCCTGAAAAGGGGGTAAGTGCGATTAGAGTACTTGCTGAAATAATCAGCAGGATGCCGCATGGCCGGATTGATGAGGAGACTACCGTAAATGTAGGCAGCATATCCGGAGGTGGCGCGACAAATATTGTTGCCGAGAGCGCCAAGTTTAATCTTGAAGCAAGATCAATAAATAGAAGTAGGCTTAGATCGCTTGAATCAGAGATTAGGGATATAATAATGGATGTATCAAGGGGTTATCGAGCAAAAGCGAATATTGAAAGAAGAGTCGACTATTCAGGATTTTCGATAAAAGAGAATGAAGGGATTGTAAAAATAGTAAATACAGCAATAGAGAAAATCGGATTAAAACCTGAATACAGGACCTCTGGAGGAGGTAGCGATACTAATATTATAAATAAGGCTGGGATTAAGGCTGTAAATCTATCTATAGGGATGAAAAACGCTCATACCAAAAAAGAATACATTCTTATCAAAAATATTCAAAGAGGTGCTATGCTTGTTCTCTCAATAATTGAGTCAGTGAATAAAAATCCACACTCTATTTGA